The genomic window ATGTGGTAGAAGGATGAATGGTGCATGGTGAATGGTGGATCGAGTGAGGGAAGCGGTCAGAACTTTCTGAGGATCGGGGTGATGAGTTTTCCGGGTTTCTTCGAGACCCTGGCGAGGTTGAGGCGTTGGGATTCGATGCGCGTGTTCCATTCCTTGCCCAGTGGTTGGGCGAGCGAGGCTTGGTATTGGGCGATGGACGTGTAGGGGTAGGGGAGCGTGGATGTGCGGAACTTGTCTTGTTTCTTGTCGCGTTTTTCCGAGATGATGACGTGTGCGAGGTGGGCGTCTTTGCGTTGCGCCGGGGCGATTCCGGCGATCGTCTTGAGGTGCGGGTGGTTAGATGAGCGCCGGATGCCTTTGCCGGTCCAGGAGCCCCAGCCGGGTAGGCGTGTGTCGACCGACTTGCTCGCGTCCGCAGTGGCAATTGCTTGTTTCTCAGCAACAAACTCCGAGACTACATCGTCATGTGCAAATGCATCAGCAACAAGATCCCGTTGCTCCagtgctcgtcgatcacgACGCGGTTTCGCAGCATCGCAGACCCGCTTCGCCAACTCATCGTCCGCATCAGCATTTCCAAGTCGCGACGACAAATCGATCGAAATCGCCTCGTCACTCCGTCGTGCCGCATTGGCAGATGCACTTTTGGCCGCAGCCTTGGTCGCGCGCAATGCCGACTTGGATGCCGCCGCGTGCGACGACGTCGCGTGCGACAAGACAGATTCATTCTTCTTGCGTGACAACTTGGTCGCTTGTCCGTCAGACGAGATCGTGAGCCACGGATTCGAAGAGTCATCATCATGGTCGACAGTGTCGATCAGAGGGTTCGTTTTCGTTTTCGTTTTCGTCTTGGCTTCGCTTCGCGTTCGCTTGTCTATCGTGGTGTTGCCTCGGACTTGCACATCGCTCAAACTTGCGTTGCCCGGCGCCGTAGTGTCGGCGGACGAACGtcgttgatgctgttgctgttgctgttgctgttgctgttgctgttgctgttgcaaATCAGAGCTGTCCGCCTTGTTAGACACTTTGGCACTTGGCACCACAGCTGTGGAGGCAGTCGACGACGCGGCGCGCCCATACATCGCACGCCCTTTGTTGCCCTGCACGTAGGTTGAGCTGCCACTTTGGCCATCCTTGGTGTTCTTGGCAGTCACAGCTTGACGCacgtcttgctcgccacTGCCCTCGTTTCCGTTTCCGTTTTCGGTTTCGGTTTCGTTTtcgtcaccgtcaccaGTCAGCGcctgcatctcgctcaCAAAGTCATCCACCTCACCGCGAATGTGCGCATATTGCCTTTCGCGAGCGTCTTTCATAAACTTCATGTTGTAAACGCCCTTTTTGCCGCCGACTCGTTCGAATTCGGCTTCATCCTTTCGTCGTttcgcttcttgcttggcttcgagcgcttcgagttCGTCAAACGCGTCTCGGACTacctgctgctcgtcgtcatggTGGCCATCGGCGTCTCGAGTGACATGAGAATCGCCGTCCGACTCGGAATCATCACGTATCTCGCGACCTTGGATCttgctgcgcagctcgGCACCGTGTCGAAGTTGAGCTTCAATCTCGTTGCGTGCTTGCTGGTTGTGTTCGCCGTGGCGCGACGAAAGGATGTTCTTGGCCCACTTGGATGTGTTTTTGTGTTTCAGCGTCGCACGTTCGCGTGCTCGTTCGCGTTCGGCTTTCAGACGCTCTTGCATCTCGTGGTCTGAATCCAAGTCTTCCTGATCCGAGTCTAGCTGGTTGATCTGCTCCTTGAGTCGCTCTTTTTCTTTGCGATGGATTTTGCGGTACGCTTTActcttgatcttgctcaCGCGCTTGGCTTTCTGCTCGGCACGGAACATGAGCATGCGCATACGTCGCAACTCGTCGCGCCTGgcgcgcgcttcttgcggatcgagcttgttcaTGGCAAGATCTTCTTGTTGGGCTAGCTGTTTTTCGGTCAAGCCGCCCTCGGTGAGCATAGCGGCGATCGAAGCTTCCATGTCGTTGTCGGGAGTAAATGTGGCAACCAAGCCTGAAGTGGACGCTTTCGTCACCGCCGGCTTTTGCAGCGGAAACGAAAGGTGCTCAGCATCACGCAGACGATTGATGGTAGGTTGCCAGCCTTGCACCTCGTCGCGTGTGATCGAGTAGGCACCTTGCCTGTCCAGTCGATCTTGCACTACCGAGGGGAGCGGAGCCGGAAGTGCTCCTCCGCCCTTTTTGGACGCAGCTGGCGCGTTCGAGGAGCCAGACTTGGAGTTGGCGAGAAGCTTGGTGTTTTTGCGTACGTCGGCAAAGTCGATGTTGGACGAGAGTGGGTCCATAAAATCCTCGAGGCGAAGAGTGGAGCCAGAGTGTGCTGCGGCAAACTCGGTCTCAGGAATAGCCTCGGTGCGTTCGGACAGAACACGACGAGGGCGCTTTGACGAAGGCTCAGCATCCGAGCCGGCTTCGGAATCCAAATTGGCAGTGGTGCGCTTGGAGCCAGCGGCAAACGACTCGAtgtgcttggcgagcttaCTGCTGCTCTGATCATTTTCTTCATCTGATGCGTccacgtcgtcgttgtcgtcgtcggacGATTCGGagccagcgtcgagcatgcGAGATAGATCCATCATTCCATCGTCGTCTCCGTCGTCGCTCTGttcgtcttgatcttcttCCTTGTCGGAGTCCATCGTTGAACGTTTGTTGCTCTTGGCTCCTTGACCGAAGGACCATCCTTGAAACTTTtcttcgtcgctctcgccgaAAGCTTCATCCGAatcgagctcctcgtcgcttcCCTGAATGCTGTTGttcagctcgtcgtccgaaTCGAACACCTTGGGTCCAATTGGCGTAGCGTCACTATCATCGCTCTCTTGTTCGTCATCCTCTGGATCTTGATCATCATCTGCACGTCGTCTCGGCTGCTTGCCCTTAGCCTTGGAAGGTAAATCTGCGTAATCATCCGCCTTCATACCGGCAAGAGCACGCCGAGCGCCTTTGGTCTGCTTGGAGCTagccgaggaggaagctTGCGCATAGTCGTATACGTCGTGCAGGCTTTTTGGACCGGCATTTGTGGAGTCGGATGAGCGACGAGTGCGCCTAGATTTGGAGTTGCCACCGGAAGAGTAGGCTGCTGAGGAGAATGGTACAGAGGAACTGACGTTGGCGCCCCCTCGACGACCACCGCTACGACCACCGCCGGTGCCTGTGGAGGCACGCGCCATGATTGTGTGAGAGAAAACAGAGATTACGCAAGAGCTGGTTGCGGTGTGGTGGTGGATCGATCTGAATGATGGAGTAGAAagaggatggcgatggcaaCCCAAagcgccaatcgtgaatcgtgaatcaccaatgcgaatcacgaatgtgaatcacgaaggaAATTTTGTTTTCGCCCTTTTCGCACTTTTGATttcaattcacgattcagcaGCACACGCATAAGCGCGAAGCCATTCGTTACATATTTTTTGTAATCAAAGGGTCCTCGAGAAGAGCTGATTTGTATGTTAATTTTTTTCGTCCACATGTGGAGTCCATCTTATTAGTATTATTAtattattattattattttgtttttgtttttgttttttttttttggtcgCGTTCACGGTTTGCGTTTTTTTGTTGTTGTTTCTTCTCAGCTGCGAAATTTGGCCTTTGTGGAAGGCGACACACTCTGACTGACGAGTGTCATTGGAAGAAGAACTTTTGTTGTACAAGTTGGCTGTCAACCTCActctcgtcctcgctgTTGGCATCATCATCTATCTCCACTCCTCTCGCATTGATATCGGCGGTGTACGAACAGGACACGACGATCCGATAGGTGGCACGAACGACTGCCCACCGTAGGCGCATCCAGGCATCCATCTGCCATACGAATCGCTTCGTTGTCTGTATCACACAATCagctgcgctgctgccctACATCTCATCATGCGACCTCTCACGGAAGAAGAGACAAAGACGCTCTTTGAGAAGCTCGCCAACTATGTGGGCAAAAACCTAGTCAACCTCATCGACCGACCCGATGAACCTCACGTGTTCCGCTTGCACCGCGATCGTGTCTACTACGTTTCGGAATCGTCGATGCGACTCGCCATCTCAATCGCACGTCCCAACCTCATGTCTTTGGGTACCTGTTTCGGCAAGTTTAGCAAGACAGGCAAGTTCCGGCTGCACGTCACGGCGCTCGACTACCTGGCACAATATGCAAAGTACAAGGTGTGGATCAAACCTAATGGCGAATTGCCGTTCCTGTACGGCAATCATGTGGTCAAGGCGCACTTGGGGAGGATCACAGATGATACACCGGAACACGCGggggtggtggtgctgagTATGAGCAATACCCCCTTGGGATTCGGTGTGACGGCGAGAAGTACGGTGGATACGAGAAAGCAGGATCCCACCAGTATCATCGTTTTCCACCAGGCAGATGTGGGAGAGTACTTGCGCGACGAAGATACCCTCTTCtgatccgcatccgcatcccGCCTCTTCGACTAAAGTGCTATGCCCAATTGAGCATCTTAGGCCCGTCCTGCGCCGCCAAAGACGAAAAAAAAGGATACGTGCTTTCCGTCTCACCACCTCCGTCTTGTTCCAGTTTTGTTTTCCTTTGCCACTTACAACTGTTGTACTTTTAGTCCTTGCTGAGGGTTTTCATCAACAAACCATCCAGCATCCACAGATTGCTTGCGTGTTCGgttgtgaatcacgaatgaggATCCACATTCATGTCCtgtctttgctgctcgagacaAGTGTAGCACACTGCCGAAACCTCACAGAAAACAAAATCCAACGtgcaaccacgaacaacGAACCATCAACCACGAGCCACGAACACGCAAAAAGGCGTTTggagcgacttgtgtgacGTGCTGCGATACACAatttgtgaatcgtgaatcgtgaatttgaTGGGTGATTTCACGTTGGTCGTTGGCCGATAATTGACGTGAGCTTGCGTGTTGGTTTgcgacaagctcgtcatTGCTCGACTCTTGCAGCTTACCCTATAACTAGCTGGCCTCTCGATACATCGTGCTCGATCAACTTGTTCGCTTGCAATCCTTGACTTGCGTCGGTAGAGTGTCGTTCGTCTGTTTGTCTTTCCTTACCTGCGCATGCCATCGAAATTACACACGCCTCACGCTCCACACTCCACGCTCTGCGCTCGCCACTTCCAATCCGGTGATCCGTCAAGATGGCGGTCATCTCGCGCACGATAGCCTCGACGATTTCACGCGTGGCTGGACGGCAGCCATCTTGGATTctcacctcgctctcgcAGCTGCTAGGGTGGATCTACACGCTTGCGTGGTCGCTGTCGTTCTATCCACAAGTGATTCACAACTACACGCACCGTTCCACAGTCGGGCTCTCGACGGATTTCGTGTTTCTGAATGCGCTAGGACACACGTCGTATCTCGTGTATAACGCTCTGCTCTATCTGTACGAGCCGGTTCGACGCGCATATCGTAAGACGCACTCTGGGAGGGACAACGTCGTGCAATTCAACGACCTCATCTTCTCGCTCCACGCAGCATTGCTTGCTCTGATCACGCTGGCGCAATACCTCGTCTACAAGAAGCCAAATCAACACGTCTCACGAAGCGTTCAGCTTTCGCTGGCAGCTACGTTGactgtcgtcgtcttgctaGCTGGTGCAAGGCGCTTGAAGCTCGTTTCATGGCTCGACATTGTGGCTTGTGCTTCGACGATCAAACTCGGCGTGACGTTGACAAAGTATCTACCGCagatcaagctcaacagGGATCGACAGAGTACCGATGGGTTTGCCATCGAAAACGTTCTCTTGGATCTTACAGGTGGCGTGCTCAGCTTAGCACAACTGATCATCGACGCCGTTTGGATCCAGCACAGCTGGTCCGACGTCACCGGCGATTGGGGAAAGCTAGGCTTGGCTCTCTTGAGCATCGCTTTCGATATCATCCTCACGTGGCAGCATTATGCGCTATACGCCCATCCACACCTCGATCAcgagcaccaccaccatgTCGACCCAGATCAAGTGCATTACACCCACCCCGCATACGCCTCCACATCCTCCAATACTACTTCATCTCCACCGTCCAATGATGAAAACGCCACCGAATCGTCATCGCTACTCGGATAGTTAAAGACACACCCGCACTCGAGCGCTCTTGGATGTTTTCCGGGTACAAATACACTCACCACTTGGATCTGCAATCGACTGCGCCCGCATTGatacaatcgtgaatcatgaacgTCTTCTCGAGTCTCTCGACCGTGTTGCACACCCCCCTACCTCACTGACCTTCGGCTTTCCGTTTGACGCCGCTAAACGCGAGACGGAAAGGCGCACCGGTAGGCGTGCTCGCATCTTGAGGTGTGTGCGTTAcctctgctgctactgTCGGCGTAGCTCGTGAGACACTCGTGAAGCCAGAGGCTGTCACTGGCTTGAATCCGGCAGTTGTACCGCTCAACGGTGCCGGCGTTGCACTGCCAATGCGTGCCCATCCACCACCCGTCTTTGTCGTGCTGGCACCCGCCTCTGCATTCGCCGTCACGCTCGGGGCGCCACTCGAATCAAACCCGGTCGTGGACAGAGGAgacagcagctcgccacCGTCTACGTTCTTGTCTTTGCCGCTTTGAGCGGTCGCTGCACGAATCGGCTTCTTCAACTGCATTCCCTTTCCATCAAGCAGATCATTCTCCTGAGGAGCAGCTCCACGGCTACCGACGCTGAGGACCATATGCGCTTTCCCTGTAcgctcgctcctcttctGGAACGCCGCCAACATTCCTGTGGGCGTATCTCCCGCCGCCATCCTCTCCCTCTTttgctcgtcctcgatcTTCTTGAGCCTCTTCTCCATCTTTTTCGTACCTGGCTTTTTGCCGTGGAAAACGTGTGAAAGATGCTTCCAGGCTTCCTTCTGATCCAGGTCGCGTCCGAACTCATCGTGGTacttgatctcgacatcgGGCTTGTAGTCGCGGAAACGATCTTGCGCCAAACGTGCTTCTTCCATCTCGCGATTACGGTTCTGCGCTTCGCGCGTCGCTTGGTCCACAGACGATCCCGAGGCCTTGGACGCTTGGCGCGCCAGCTCTCGCTCCTGTTCTtcgcgacgacgagcggaAAGCCAGGCGTCGTATTTGCGTTGTTGCTCCTCGCGTGTCTTGAGTTCAGGATCAAGCTGGGGAAGCATACCTTGTTGTCGTAAGAAAGAGACGGCTCCCGCCATGCCCCGACCGATGACGGGCTCGTgttgctcggcttggcgCTCTTCGGCCTCGCCTTCCTCCAACTCGTCCTTGACAAGCTCCAAAGCACCATTCTCGTCtagctcgactttgactgCTGGAGCGTCCAACTCGCTCATCGGTACATCTGCAGCATCAACCAAACTCTGTTTCTGGATCTGAGTGTCCGCGCTGAGCTCGGCGTCCGGCGATTCCTGCTTGATTGAACGACGCCTTCGAGGCACGTCGCTCTCTGCTGGTCGTTCTCGAATCGCACGGACGaactcgctcgtctcgtcaaAGGTGAGGCCGTCTTGTTCGCTTTCTCTTTCCGCGTTAACGAGCGCTGTCGTTGCACCAttggcagcgatggcgGTGGCTACGCCAGAAGCGCGCTCTGCCTCTTCCGCggctcgctgctcagccaAGTTTTTTGCAATCATTTCCGGGGTCATCTTGTTCAATGTCCGTTTTGCTTTAATACGGCGCGTCTTTGCGAGCGAAGCTTGcagctcatcgtcatcgacaAAGTTGTCCGTCTGCTGAGCCCGAATTCGCTTCACCGGCGCTTTTGTATCTTGCATCTCGACAGCGAGATCGCTTGTGCGCTGATCAGCCGCCATTACCGGGACGTTGAAAGCGCCTGGATTAGCAgcctcatcatcgtcgtcgaagTTGATCTTGACTTTGGCTGCctttttgcgcttcttggtctTTGGCTTCTTGACACCAACGTCGCCTTCCTGCAAGTAGTCAGACACCTCTTGGTTCTTGTCGTAATCGAGCGACAGAagctgcttgttggcgagcttggctgcttGTTCGGCTTCCTGTCGAAGTCGGGCTTGACGATCAGCAATAGAGAGACTCTCGCCAAGACGGAAGCCAGCGTCTGCAGAGGATGCAAGGTTGGCGTCTGGCAGATCGGCGTCGTATTTTGCCAAAACACCACGCTTCCGTCCTGTCAAAGCCTCTTCGTCATCTAAGCCAGTATACTCCTTTGCGCCCTGCTTACGCTGTAGATGTTTGGCGTCGCGTTCGGCCTGATCCAGGGCTGCATCCATAAGCTCGTCATCTGCCTCGTCGAGTACGCCTGCATCTCTGAGCGTGAGAATGCGTTCCTCGCCCTCCTCAAACTCGTCGGCATTATGGCCAACGCGAAGACCAACAAGATCCGTCTCGCGGTACTCGGCCTGTTGTCTGGCTTCctgctcttccagctcttTGGCTCTGCGTGCAGCATGCTCTTTGGCTCGCTTCTTGGACTCCTTGATCCATGCAAGCGTATCTTTTGACGAAGAACcagctgccgatgccgatgcggTGCTGTCCACATCCAGATCGGCGAGCGTTGGGCCCTTGAGGCGGCGTGCGACATCGCGTTTGGCTTGTGCCTTGGCTAGACGTTCCTTGACCTCAGCATCTTCCCACTGGCGGCGTTCGCGGTCTTGCTTGTCCTGAAAGTTCTtagcagcgagcgcatcgccgTCTAGCTTTGATGGGGCGTCCAgtgccgagctcaacgtgCCACGCGAGGAGGTAGCTGGAGCATCGTCGGCAACAAGAGGCTTAAGACCGAGAGATATACGAAGCTTGTTGGTCtcttcgagcgagagctCTTCCTTCTGAAACTCGGACATGACGTTGTGAGCAATGATCCTGACTCTAAGAACAAGAGACAAGTTCGACGAAAGCCAGCGATCCAGTGCTCACCCTTGTTGTTTGTAGACTTTTCCTTTGCCGCCTTGCCTGGTCTGAGGTAGGTGAAGAAGCGACTGCTGGTCACGGTCAGCGCTGTCGATGAACACGAGGGTATGCTTCGCCGCCGTGACAATCAGCGGACAACTTATGGGCTACAGAGTGGTTGCAAGGATCA from Mycosarcoma maydis chromosome 16, whole genome shotgun sequence includes these protein-coding regions:
- a CDS encoding uncharacterized protein (related to UTP14 - subunit of U3-containing small subunit processome complex); the encoded protein is MARASTGTGGGRSGGRRGGANVSSSVPFSSAAYSSGGNSKSRRTRRSSDSTNAGPKSLHDVYDYAQASSSASSKQTKGARRALAGMKADDYADLPSKAKGKQPRRRADDDQDPEDDEQESDDSDATPIGPKVFDSDDELNNSIQGSDEELDSDEAFGESDEEKFQGWSFGQGAKSNKRSTMDSDKEEDQDEQSDDGDDDGMMDLSRMLDAGSESSDDDNDDVDASDEENDQSSSKLAKHIESFAAGSKRTTANLDSEAGSDAEPSSKRPRRVLSERTEAIPETEFAAAHSGSTLRLEDFMDPLSSNIDFADVRKNTKLLANSKSGSSNAPAASKKGGGALPAPLPSVVQDRLDRQGAYSITRDEVQGWQPTINRLRDAEHLSFPLQKPAVTKASTSGLVATFTPDNDMEASIAAMLTEGGLTEKQLAQQEDLAMNKLDPQEARARRDELRRMRMLMFRAEQKAKRVSKIKSKAYRKIHRKEKERLKEQINQLDSDQEDLDSDHEMQERLKAERERARERATLKHKNTSKWAKNILSSRHGEHNQQARNEIEAQLRHGAELRSKIQGREIRDDSESDGDSHVTRDADGHHDDEQQVVRDAFDELEALEAKQEAKRRKDEAEFERVGGKKGVYNMKFMKDARERQYAHIRGEVDDFVSEMQALTGDGDENETETENGNGNEGSGEQDVRQAVTAKNTKDGQSGSSTYVQGNKGRAMYGRAASSTASTAVVPSAKVSNKADSSDLQQQQQQQQQQQQQQHQRRSSADTTAPGNASLSDVQVRGNTTIDKRTRSEAKTKTKTKTNPLIDTVDHDDDSSNPWLTISSDGQATKLSRKKNESVLSHATSSHAAASKSALRATKAAAKSASANAARRSDEAISIDLSSRLGNADADDELAKRVCDAAKPRRDRRALEQRDLVADAFAHDDVVSEFVAEKQAIATADASKSVDTRLPGWGSWTGKGIRRSSNHPHLKTIAGIAPAQRKDAHLAHVIISEKRDKKQDKFRTSTLPYPYTSIAQYQASLAQPLGKEWNTRIESQRLNLARVSKKPGKLITPILRKF
- a CDS encoding putative 60S ribosome biogenesis protein yields the protein MRPLTEEETKTLFEKLANYVGKNLVNLIDRPDEPHVFRLHRDRVYYVSESSMRLAISIARPNLMSLGTCFGKFSKTGKFRLHVTALDYLAQYAKYKVWIKPNGELPFLYGNHVVKAHLGRITDDTPEHAGVVVLSMSNTPLGFGVTARSTVDTRKQDPTSIIVFHQADVGEYLRDEDTLF
- a CDS encoding uncharacterized protein (related to cystinosin), which codes for MAVISRTIASTISRVAGRQPSWILTSLSQLLGWIYTLAWSLSFYPQVIHNYTHRSTVGLSTDFVFLNALGHTSYLVYNALLYLYEPVRRAYRKTHSGRDNVVQFNDLIFSLHAALLALITLAQYLVYKKPNQHVSRSVQLSLAATLTVVVLLAGARRLKLVSWLDIVACASTIKLGVTLTKYLPQIKLNRDRQSTDGFAIENVLLDLTGGVLSLAQLIIDAVWIQHSWSDVTGDWGKLGLALLSIAFDIILTWQHYALYAHPHLDHEHHHHVDPDQVHYTHPAYASTSSNTTSSPPSNDENATESSSLLG
- a CDS encoding uncharacterized protein (related to SNU66 - component of the U4/U6.U5 snRNP complex); translated protein: MSEFQKEELSLEETNKLRISLGLKPLVADDAPATSSRGTLSSALDAPSKLDGDALAAKNFQDKQDRERRQWEDAEVKERLAKAQAKRDVARRLKGPTLADLDVDSTASASAAGSSSKDTLAWIKESKKRAKEHAARRAKELEEQEARQQAEYRETDLVGLRVGHNADEFEEGEERILTLRDAGVLDEADDELMDAALDQAERDAKHLQRKQGAKEYTGLDDEEALTGRKRGVLAKYDADLPDANLASSADAGFRLGESLSIADRQARLRQEAEQAAKLANKQLLSLDYDKNQEVSDYLQEGDVGVKKPKTKKRKKAAKVKINFDDDDEAANPGAFNVPVMAADQRTSDLAVEMQDTKAPVKRIRAQQTDNFVDDDELQASLAKTRRIKAKRTLNKMTPEMIAKNLAEQRAAEEAERASGVATAIAANGATTALVNAERESEQDGLTFDETSEFVRAIRERPAESDVPRRRRSIKQESPDAELSADTQIQKQSLVDAADVPMSELDAPAVKVELDENGALELVKDELEEGEAEERQAEQHEPVIGRGMAGAVSFLRQQGMLPQLDPELKTREEQQRKYDAWLSARRREEQERELARQASKASGSSVDQATREAQNRNREMEEARLAQDRFRDYKPDVEIKYHDEFGRDLDQKEAWKHLSHVFHGKKPGTKKMEKRLKKIEDEQKRERMAAGDTPTGMLAAFQKRSERTGKAHMVLSVGSRGAAPQENDLLDGKGMQLKKPIRAATAQSGKDKNVDGGELLSPLSTTGFDSSGAPSVTANAEAGASTTKTGGGWARIGSATPAPLSGTTAGFKPVTASGFTSVSRATPTVAAEVTHTPQDASTPTGAPFRLAFSGVKRKAEGQ